The following proteins come from a genomic window of Trifolium pratense cultivar HEN17-A07 linkage group LG4, ARS_RC_1.1, whole genome shotgun sequence:
- the LOC123882277 gene encoding uncharacterized protein LOC123882277 translates to MCLNIMEDQTKELRKSCLRKLLMEKKSRSMLWLKKVKKEIWPWRFSAFRWKRLDHLQTTFMDNVVFRILSVAEVVVLVSTVCFFYLCCGCHF, encoded by the coding sequence ATGTGTCTAAATATCATGGAAGACCAAACCAAAGAACTTAGAAAGAGTTGTTTGAGAAAGCTTTTAATGGAAAAGAAGAGTAGGAGCATGTTGTGGTTAAAGAAAGTGAAGAAAGAAATTTGGCCATGGAGATTCTCTGCATTTAGGTGGAAAAGATTGGATCATCTTCAAACAACATTTATGGATAATGTTGTTTTTAGGATACTATCTGTTGCTGAGgttgttgttcttgtttccACCGTTTGCTTCTTCTATCTTTGTTGTGGCTGCCACTTTTGA